A genomic segment from Actinoplanes sichuanensis encodes:
- a CDS encoding XRE family transcriptional regulator, with protein sequence MQPGVPESARLARRLRSLRTEHWPDLKVTQHQIAEALGGENGPLSLSLISSWESLRNPALPPASRLAGYAMFFATRRSVESSPARLLSEHDLSDDERQERDRLHSELFGMRFVDGESTEPEPAGSTLAGLDPGVAGSGTWFFPDQRPIVIVSGSLPKRFRERMPFTDTKDPDYVRSYSLADLDALLEVHGHIRAVNPAAEVRICRSEEMEEDDFTSHLVLIGGVDWNAVNRDIARRLDLPVRQRDRPHDEDAGCFSAGAGQIFEPLLDPSNGMLLEDVAHFFRGKSPYNSRRTVTLCNGMYGRGTYGAVRALTDAKFRDRNENFIRQRFPDVSAFSILMRVRINPNGTVVTPDWTQDDERLHEWPSVIEA encoded by the coding sequence ATGCAGCCGGGAGTGCCCGAAAGCGCGCGCCTCGCTCGGCGTCTGCGCAGCTTGCGCACCGAGCACTGGCCGGACCTGAAGGTCACCCAGCATCAGATCGCCGAGGCGCTCGGCGGGGAGAACGGTCCCCTGAGCCTGTCGCTGATCTCGTCCTGGGAGTCGCTCCGTAATCCCGCCCTGCCACCGGCGAGCCGGTTGGCCGGATATGCGATGTTCTTCGCCACCCGGCGATCGGTGGAGAGCAGCCCGGCCCGTCTGCTCAGCGAGCACGACCTGAGCGACGACGAACGGCAGGAGCGCGATCGGCTGCACTCCGAGCTGTTCGGCATGCGATTCGTCGACGGCGAGTCCACCGAGCCGGAGCCGGCCGGATCGACGCTGGCCGGCCTGGACCCGGGCGTGGCCGGCAGCGGCACCTGGTTCTTCCCGGATCAACGGCCGATCGTCATCGTCAGCGGGAGCCTGCCGAAGCGGTTCCGGGAGCGGATGCCGTTCACCGACACCAAGGATCCCGACTACGTCCGGTCCTACAGCCTCGCCGACCTCGACGCGCTTCTCGAGGTGCACGGGCACATCCGGGCGGTGAACCCGGCTGCCGAGGTCCGCATCTGCCGCTCCGAGGAGATGGAGGAGGACGACTTCACCTCCCACCTCGTACTGATCGGCGGCGTCGACTGGAACGCGGTGAACCGCGACATCGCCCGGCGCCTCGACCTGCCGGTCCGGCAGCGGGACCGGCCGCACGACGAGGACGCCGGTTGTTTCTCGGCCGGGGCGGGACAGATCTTCGAGCCGCTGCTCGATCCATCGAACGGGATGCTGCTGGAGGACGTCGCGCACTTCTTCCGTGGGAAAAGCCCGTACAACTCTCGACGAACAGTGACATTGTGTAATGGCATGTATGGGCGCGGAACGTACGGTGCGGTCCGCGCGTTGACCGATGCGAAGTTCCGGGATCGAAACGAGAATTTCATCCGGCAACGCTTCCCGGACGTCTCCGCGTTCAGCATCCTGATGCGGGTCCGGATCAACCCGAACGGAACCGTGGTGACGCCCGATTGGACTCAGGATGATGAGCGGCTGCACGAGTGGCCGTCCGTGATCGAGGCATGA